Proteins from a genomic interval of Kitasatospora kifunensis:
- a CDS encoding AI-2E family transporter, with translation MARGEKRGGKVARAVAWGASVAAKLAERRRAAIEEQHRASAAEPEPPVTPASQPAPAAEPAPTPRRAPRGEAPYREAPYRDGAYRDAPHREGPYREQQRRAPHPGRPASPADAVPWSLRVAAESTWRLLLLGAALYVVFQVVDMLRLVAFAILAGLLISALLEPTVSWLKRHGVPRVLAAAGTFLMGLAGIGLVGWFVFWQVSTNLPEVSKQATAGVNQLHNWLLKGPMHLTDTQLTDFTNQVKLAITSNTNQITSLGFTTVGIVIQVITGVLLAAFTTYFLLYDGARIWSWLLRGLPRQSRHAMAGAGPKAWATLTAYVRGTVAVAFIDALCIGIGIQLLGVPLAMPLAVIIFLGAFVPLIGAMVTGTLAVLVALVTKDVYTAGMVLVVLVAVQNLEGHLLQPLILGRAVRVHPLGVVLGVASGSIIGGIAGAIVAVPLIAVTNTVISHQRRRNAAADEVFVALEAAQDAAEEAAQEAAYAAQVAPDPSPEQPAAT, from the coding sequence ATGGCAAGGGGTGAGAAGCGCGGGGGCAAGGTCGCCAGAGCCGTGGCCTGGGGCGCGTCGGTGGCGGCCAAGCTGGCGGAACGCCGCCGCGCCGCCATCGAGGAGCAGCACCGGGCGTCGGCCGCCGAGCCCGAGCCGCCGGTGACCCCCGCCTCGCAGCCCGCGCCGGCGGCCGAACCCGCCCCGACCCCGCGCCGGGCCCCGCGCGGCGAAGCGCCCTACCGTGAAGCGCCCTACCGCGACGGCGCCTACCGCGACGCCCCGCACCGCGAGGGCCCCTACCGCGAGCAGCAGCGCCGCGCCCCGCACCCGGGTCGCCCGGCCAGCCCCGCCGACGCCGTGCCCTGGAGCCTGCGGGTGGCGGCCGAGTCGACCTGGCGGCTGCTGCTCCTGGGCGCCGCGCTCTACGTGGTCTTCCAGGTGGTCGACATGCTGCGCCTGGTCGCCTTCGCGATCCTGGCCGGCCTGCTCATCTCGGCGCTGCTGGAGCCCACCGTCTCCTGGCTCAAGCGGCACGGCGTGCCCCGGGTGCTCGCCGCCGCCGGCACCTTCCTGATGGGCCTGGCCGGCATCGGCCTGGTCGGCTGGTTCGTCTTCTGGCAGGTCAGCACCAACCTCCCCGAGGTCTCCAAGCAGGCCACCGCCGGTGTGAACCAGCTGCACAACTGGCTGCTCAAGGGGCCGATGCACCTGACCGACACGCAGCTGACCGACTTCACCAACCAGGTCAAGCTCGCGATCACCAGCAACACCAACCAGATCACCTCGCTCGGCTTCACCACCGTGGGCATCGTGATCCAGGTGATCACCGGGGTGCTGCTGGCCGCCTTCACCACCTACTTCCTGCTCTACGACGGCGCCCGGATCTGGAGTTGGCTGCTGCGCGGCCTGCCCCGCCAGTCCCGCCACGCGATGGCCGGCGCCGGCCCCAAGGCCTGGGCCACGCTGACCGCCTACGTCCGCGGCACCGTCGCGGTCGCCTTCATCGACGCGCTCTGCATCGGCATCGGCATCCAACTGCTCGGCGTGCCACTGGCGATGCCGCTGGCCGTGATCATCTTCCTGGGTGCGTTCGTGCCGCTGATCGGCGCGATGGTCACCGGCACCCTCGCGGTGCTGGTGGCACTGGTCACCAAGGACGTCTACACGGCCGGCATGGTGCTGGTGGTGCTGGTCGCCGTGCAGAACCTCGAAGGTCACCTGTTGCAACCGCTGATCCTGGGGCGCGCGGTGCGGGTGCACCCGCTGGGTGTGGTGCTCGGTGTGGCCTCCGGCTCGATCATCGGCGGCATCGCCGGCGCGATCGTCGCGGTGCCGCTGATCGCGGTCACCAACACGGTGATCAGTCACCAGCGCAGGCGCAACGCGGCGGCCGACGAGGTCTTCGTGGCCCTGGAAGCGGCGCAGGACGCCGCCGAGGAGGCCGCCCAGGAGGCGGCGTACGCCGCGCAGGTCGCTCCCGACCCCTCCCCGGAGCAGCCCGCAGCGACCTAA
- a CDS encoding isoprenyl transferase — MGLRDLVDRTPGLRTVLGGMYRLYGQRVEAHLGRTPHHVGVIMDGNRRWAKAAGGSTAFGHQRGADKIAEFLGWCDETNIEVVTLWMLSTDNLNRPPEELVPLLGIIEDAVTGLAEAKRYKVNPIGTLDLLPGKTAEILKGAAAATEHLEGITVNVAVGYGGRHEIADAVRSLLQEHADRGTTIEELVEILDVEHIAERLYTKGQPDPDLVIRTSGEQRLSGFLLWQSAHSEFYFCEAYWPAFRKVDFLRALRAFEQRHRRYGG; from the coding sequence ATGGGTCTGCGCGATCTAGTCGACCGCACGCCGGGTCTACGTACCGTCCTCGGCGGCATGTACCGCCTGTACGGCCAGCGGGTGGAGGCGCACCTCGGGCGCACCCCGCACCACGTCGGCGTGATCATGGACGGCAACCGCCGCTGGGCCAAGGCGGCCGGCGGCAGCACGGCCTTCGGCCACCAGCGCGGCGCCGACAAGATCGCCGAGTTCCTCGGCTGGTGCGACGAGACCAATATCGAGGTCGTCACCCTCTGGATGCTCTCCACCGACAACCTCAACCGCCCGCCCGAGGAGCTGGTGCCGCTGCTGGGCATCATCGAGGACGCGGTGACCGGGCTCGCCGAGGCCAAGCGGTACAAGGTCAACCCGATCGGCACCCTCGACCTGCTGCCCGGCAAGACCGCCGAGATCCTCAAGGGCGCCGCCGCCGCCACCGAGCACCTCGAGGGCATCACGGTCAACGTCGCCGTCGGCTACGGCGGTCGGCACGAGATCGCCGACGCGGTCCGCTCGCTGCTCCAGGAGCACGCCGACCGGGGCACCACGATCGAGGAACTGGTCGAGATCCTGGACGTCGAGCACATCGCCGAGCGCCTCTACACCAAGGGCCAGCCGGACCCGGACCTGGTGATCAGGACCTCGGGCGAGCAGCGGCTCTCGGGCTTCCTGCTCTGGCAGAGCGCGCACAGCGAGTTCTACTTCTGCGAGGCGTACTGGCCGGCCTTCCGCAAGGTCGACTTCCTGCGCGCCCTGCGCGCCTTCGAACAGCGCCACCGCCGCTACGGCGGCTGA
- a CDS encoding aggregation-promoting factor C-terminal-like domain-containing protein yields MTRISVRGVAVASATAVTAVGAVVGVASGSEGATTQSVDVAGATLLADVPSATQAQTISDNFAVQSTAQQQAADLAAQKAAQEAARLKAAADAQAKADADAQAKAAADAAAKAAADAQAKADAAKQAAQQAAQQAAQEAAARAAAKSQLATTTDSGPSAGSSTGGSPQSIAASMMDSSSFQCFSNIVSRESGWDYTATNAGSGAYGLVQALPGSKMASAGSDWRTNPATQIKWGLGYMNDRYGSPCGAWSFWQAHSWY; encoded by the coding sequence GTGACTCGGATCTCGGTCCGGGGAGTTGCTGTGGCCTCCGCCACCGCCGTCACCGCTGTCGGTGCCGTCGTGGGTGTGGCCTCGGGCAGCGAGGGCGCGACGACCCAGTCGGTCGACGTCGCGGGAGCCACCCTGCTCGCGGACGTGCCGTCAGCTACCCAGGCGCAGACCATCAGCGACAACTTCGCCGTCCAGTCCACGGCTCAGCAGCAGGCGGCTGACCTCGCGGCGCAGAAGGCCGCGCAGGAGGCCGCCCGCCTGAAGGCGGCTGCCGACGCGCAGGCCAAGGCCGACGCCGACGCGCAGGCCAAGGCTGCTGCCGACGCCGCTGCGAAGGCTGCTGCTGACGCGCAGGCCAAGGCCGACGCCGCCAAGCAGGCGGCGCAGCAGGCCGCGCAGCAGGCCGCGCAGGAGGCTGCCGCCCGGGCGGCGGCCAAGTCGCAGCTGGCGACCACCACGGACTCCGGGCCGTCCGCCGGCTCGTCCACTGGGGGCTCGCCCCAGTCGATCGCGGCCAGCATGATGGACAGCTCCAGCTTCCAGTGCTTCAGCAACATCGTTTCGCGCGAGAGTGGCTGGGACTACACCGCGACCAACGCCGGCTCCGGCGCCTACGGTCTGGTGCAGGCGCTGCCCGGTTCCAAGATGGCCTCGGCCGGCTCGGACTGGCGCACCAACCCCGCGACCCAGATCAAGTGGGGCCTGGGCTACATGAACGACCGCTACGGCAGCCCGTGTGGCGCCTGGTCGTTCTGGCAGGCCCACAGCTGGTACTAG
- a CDS encoding ATP-binding protein — translation MYVTRLGISGIRGFTPAREVRQLELPQAGWTVLAGRNGSGKTTLLRALALALGGPSVARSLVSDFSGWITAGERTGWVQAFVRPDWSVDRLAGSGKAPKYDLKLGLRWTLPRPPAGGGPMSGGPRPELEVFGSPSPERGPWAENPRGWFFAGYGPFRRLLGGAGESQRLMLSAGPVGRLATLFHEEASLAEGVSWLIDQHVRRLEGRPGAQQALDVVSGLLSDGLLPDGFAVSRVDSEGLWVRRSNGAPDTTEAGGPDFPLRELSDGYRTVAALVLDLVRQFQNCYGSLPQDGTGAITLPGVVLIDEIDAHLHVSWQQRIGPWLKAHFPRVQFIVSTHSPYICQAADPGGLIRIAGLDEQAPPQPVSEELYRRIVYGSGDDAVLSELFGLESPYSARAEDARRRIGDLEGKVLAGDSTDEELAEYQELTERLMSSLSARVDEVAARLGRPR, via the coding sequence ATGTATGTGACCAGGCTGGGCATCTCGGGCATCCGGGGCTTCACGCCGGCCCGCGAGGTGCGGCAGCTGGAACTCCCGCAGGCCGGCTGGACGGTGCTGGCCGGGCGCAACGGCTCCGGCAAGACCACCCTGCTGCGCGCCCTCGCGCTGGCGCTCGGCGGGCCCTCGGTGGCGCGCAGCCTGGTCAGCGACTTCTCCGGCTGGATCACGGCCGGCGAACGCACCGGCTGGGTCCAGGCGTTCGTGCGCCCCGACTGGTCGGTGGACCGGCTCGCGGGCAGCGGCAAGGCGCCCAAGTACGACCTCAAGCTCGGGCTGCGCTGGACCCTCCCCCGGCCTCCGGCCGGAGGGGGCCCCATGAGCGGTGGCCCGCGCCCGGAGCTGGAGGTGTTCGGCTCGCCCAGCCCGGAGCGCGGCCCGTGGGCGGAGAACCCGCGCGGCTGGTTCTTCGCCGGCTACGGCCCGTTCCGCCGCCTGCTCGGCGGGGCGGGCGAGAGCCAGCGCCTGATGCTCTCGGCCGGCCCGGTGGGCCGGTTGGCCACTCTCTTCCACGAGGAGGCCTCGCTCGCCGAGGGGGTCTCCTGGCTGATCGACCAGCACGTGCGCCGACTCGAGGGCCGCCCCGGCGCGCAGCAGGCGCTGGACGTGGTCAGCGGCCTGCTCTCGGACGGTCTGCTGCCGGACGGCTTCGCGGTCTCCCGGGTCGACTCGGAGGGCCTGTGGGTCCGCCGCAGCAACGGCGCCCCGGACACGACCGAAGCCGGTGGGCCCGACTTCCCGCTGCGTGAACTCAGCGACGGCTACCGCACCGTCGCCGCCCTGGTCCTCGACCTGGTCCGCCAGTTCCAGAACTGCTACGGCAGCCTCCCGCAGGACGGGACCGGCGCGATCACCCTGCCCGGTGTGGTGCTGATCGACGAGATCGACGCCCACCTGCACGTCAGTTGGCAGCAGCGGATCGGCCCCTGGCTCAAGGCGCACTTCCCCCGCGTGCAGTTCATCGTCTCCACCCACAGCCCGTACATCTGCCAGGCCGCCGACCCCGGCGGGCTGATCCGGATCGCCGGGCTGGACGAACAGGCCCCGCCGCAGCCGGTCAGCGAGGAGCTGTACCGGCGGATCGTCTACGGCAGCGGCGACGACGCCGTGCTCTCCGAGCTGTTCGGCCTGGAGTCCCCGTACTCCGCCCGGGCCGAGGACGCCCGGCGCCGGATCGGCGACCTGGAGGGCAAGGTGCTGGCCGGCGACTCCACCGACGAGGAGCTGGCGGAGTACCAGGAGTTGACGGAGCGGCTGATGAGCTCGCTGTCCGCCCGAGTGGACGAGGTGGCCGCCCGACTGGGACGCCCGCGGTGA
- a CDS encoding PhoH family protein — MVSTKSRRTPDRRTYVLDTSVLLADPLAMTRFEEHEVVLPVVVVTELEAKRHHPELGYFARQALRLLDDYRVRYGRLDEPIPVGEIGGSIRVELNHSDPSLLPAGYRLGSGEADTRILAVARNLQAEGYDVTVVSKDLPMRIKASAVGLLAEEYRAELAITSGWTGMSELPVCGDQVDELFGAPHDTAVDIDGAEELPVHTGLLLSSERGRALGRVTQDGRVKLVRGDREAFGLRGRSAEQRVALDVLLDPEVGIVSLGGRAGTGKSALALCAGLEAVLERRQHRKVMVFRPLYAVGGQELGYLPGSESEKMSPWAQAVFDTLGAVTTPAVIEEVISRGMLEVLPLTHIRGRSLHDAFVIVDEAQSLERNVLLTVLSRIGQGSRVVLTHDVAQRDNLRVGRYDGVVAVVEKLKGHPLFAHITLTRSERSPIAALVTEMLEDIQP; from the coding sequence GTGGTCAGTACCAAGAGCCGCCGGACACCAGACCGGCGCACGTACGTCCTTGACACCAGCGTGCTTTTGGCCGACCCGCTCGCCATGACGCGCTTCGAGGAGCACGAGGTGGTGCTCCCGGTGGTCGTGGTCACCGAACTGGAGGCCAAGCGGCACCACCCCGAACTGGGCTACTTCGCCCGCCAGGCCCTGCGCCTGCTGGACGACTACCGGGTCCGCTACGGCCGACTCGACGAGCCCATCCCGGTGGGGGAGATCGGCGGATCGATCCGGGTCGAGCTGAACCACTCCGACCCCTCGCTGCTGCCGGCCGGCTACCGGCTGGGCAGTGGCGAGGCGGACACCCGGATCCTGGCGGTCGCCCGCAACCTGCAGGCCGAGGGGTACGACGTCACCGTCGTCTCCAAGGACCTGCCGATGCGGATCAAGGCCAGCGCGGTCGGCCTGCTCGCCGAGGAGTACCGCGCGGAGCTGGCGATCACCTCCGGTTGGACCGGAATGTCCGAACTGCCCGTCTGCGGCGATCAGGTGGACGAGCTCTTCGGGGCCCCGCACGACACCGCCGTGGACATCGACGGCGCCGAGGAGCTGCCGGTCCACACCGGCCTGCTGCTCAGCTCGGAGCGCGGCCGGGCGCTGGGCCGGGTCACCCAGGACGGTCGGGTCAAGCTGGTGCGCGGCGACCGGGAGGCCTTCGGTCTGCGCGGGCGCAGCGCCGAGCAGCGGGTGGCCCTGGACGTGCTGCTCGACCCGGAGGTCGGCATCGTCTCGCTCGGCGGCCGGGCCGGCACCGGCAAGTCCGCGCTCGCCCTGTGCGCGGGCCTGGAGGCCGTGCTGGAGCGTCGGCAGCACCGCAAGGTGATGGTCTTCCGTCCGCTGTACGCGGTCGGTGGGCAGGAGTTGGGGTACCTGCCCGGTAGCGAGTCGGAGAAGATGAGCCCCTGGGCGCAGGCGGTCTTCGACACTCTGGGGGCGGTCACCACGCCCGCGGTGATCGAGGAGGTGATCTCCCGCGGGATGCTGGAGGTGCTGCCGCTGACCCACATCCGGGGCCGCTCGCTGCACGACGCCTTCGTGATCGTGGACGAGGCCCAGTCGCTGGAGCGCAACGTGCTGCTCACGGTGCTCTCCCGGATCGGCCAGGGCTCGCGGGTGGTGCTCACCCACGACGTGGCGCAGCGGGACAACCTCCGAGTGGGGCGCTACGACGGCGTGGTGGCGGTAGTGGAGAAGCTGAAGGGGCATCCGCTCTTCGCGCACATCACCCTCACGCGCTCCGAGCGCTCCCCGATCGCCGCCTTGGTGACCGAGATGCTGGAGGACATCCAGCCGTAG